GTTGTTGTAATGTGAATTACTGATTGGTTTCAAAATAGGGTTAATTAATGCAAAGTCCAACTGATTCAAACTAGGAGCccttaaacaacattttctgctCTTGTAAGATTCGTGATAGGGATGTCTGCGGTGAGAATAAACAAGGAAGTTAAAATCCAAATCTGTCACACCAGACTAGCCTTTAGTTTAGACTATGTGTGGCttttcaaaaaagaagaaatgtcaGAGGCACTCTGAAAATAACTAAAAAGCCTTTAATCATGCGCCTAATTCTTTGTGAAACATGAACCTAAGTGCTGGTACGTGTTAGGATCGAGCTCGGTTACAGTCCTCAAAGTGTGTCTTATTTGGGGCTTTTCTCAAGCTTCATCTTCttgtctccctccttcctcactGTCAACCTCACCACGTATTTCTTCATAGCCCCTAGCTGTTGTAAACCTAGAcagcctcctccttctcttcaccAGGACTACTGCCACTATGACTACCAGTGCCATCATACCCATCACCCCAAAGGCTACCCCTGCCTTTTCACCACTAGACATCTGACTCAATTCTGGGTAAAGCTTCTGAACCATTTCCTTGATTTCCTCTGGTTTGGCCAGTTTCCACGCCTTGGTCTGCCCCACTCTGATCCAGTTCATATCTCCCTCAGTCATGACCATAACTGTATTTGTTGCATGCATGCTGACAAGTGGAGGCTTAGTGAAAGGTGGAAGACGGACAGGAAGCAGCTGCCCACCGGTGAACAATCCTGACTGGACACAGTAAAGGATTTCACAGCCGTCGCTCACTGTGGCGAGGTGCTGACTGAACTTATGAGGGCAGCGACGTTGATTTCCTGCCAGCGGGTTGTTTGACTGACAACTGAAGAGGCCTCCGAATGGCACTGAGTATTTGCTGCCAATTTCATAGTCTCTACTCACACAGATCACTTGGCCATCCGAGAGAAACTTTACCGGAATGAAGTTGGAGGGACAGCTTTTTGCATTGGTGAGGGGGTTAAGGAGGGAGGGGCTGTATATGCCTCCGAATAGATACCCAGAGTTGTCTGGAGCCTTTCCGCTTACAGAGCACCAGTAGGTGTCGATGCGAGCAGAGCGAACGTGGTAATTGTCCTGACACACCTTACGATTGCAATGCGACAAACCAAAGAACCCACACCGATAGCGTTGGTCGTGGCAATCGTAGGAGGTGTAACCCTGCTGTCTCACCTCCGATCTCAGTAAAGTGGCAGAGTAAGGTGAACGACAGGAGAAGTCCCCTGTATCAAGGTTTTTCTGGGCCAGGGCATCACACAGCGGACCTGCATCTGAGCTGACCTGAATGCACGCTTGGTACACACCACCAAAGCTGAGGTTTGTAGCGGGGCCCTCGCAGGATGCGTCATCGATGTTGGCTTGGAAGTTAAAGTTCTTGGAACTGACGTCGACGCATCCGGGCCTCGTGTTGACATTGTAGTATCGATCTACGGCCTGACTCACTGCAACAGCCACTTTGCCAACCGTAGGCTGTGGCAGATCAGGCAAGGTGTTGATGTTTATAAAGTAGTGTAGGGGAAATCCGGACCGATCAATAGCAACCAGGTTGTTCCTGGTACTTTCCTGCCACTTCTGCAGAGTGATGCCAGGATAGAAAGGCGTGCCGCCACCATGGCTTTTGATGATTGAGTACTGAATGTTGGATTGATATGTTTGAAGGGATGCGCTCTGTTGGCCACTTTGACTGCTAATGTCAAACTTGAGTTTGTCGAAAAAATTTAAGCCTGCCTGCGCTTTGAGAGAGGAACTGTCCGACACACTGTCCGACACATATGTAGAACGGAGGTAGTCTTCCTGCACCAAAGCGGCCCCAGCGTCGACACTAGTGATAACATGGGTTCCATAGTCCAGCACCATCTTCTCTGAGAGATAGTTTACGTTCCTCGTTTGGTTGTTTTCAATTGCATCGGCTATCTCTTTGACTTGTTGAGCGAAGCGTGTGTCCAGAGTGAAGTCTGGATAAGCCTTAACAGTGTAGATGAAGTTACGAACCTTTGaagagaaatattaaatataaagttatagtttattttttcattcagcttattcattttgtattcttttgctttatttacttCTTAACGTAACATCTGTAACATCTGTACAGGAACTAAAGTCTAAAAAGTCTCCTGGCTCACACTTGCACATTAACAGCATTGTTGTTTAATATTGAATATACCAAAACTAAACTGTTAAAGGGGCACTTAACAATTTTATCAACCAAATCAATCAAACCAAGTTatccatataaatatataaatatatatatatataaactatatatgaGATTAATTTAACTCATGATcaggttttatttcattcatctAAACTATGTAAAATAGAAACTTACCTGCACTCTGGCTGTGGTTGAAGAATCTTTGACCTGATGGGTTTTCATCCTCTGGTTCTCTGTCGAAAATCTGCCATTCAGCATGGAGAGGAAGGATATGTCTGCATTTATGGAGTAAGATGTAGAGCTTTTCTGCTCCTGCCAGGAGCTGATTATCTCTGAGTTCATCTCCACACCTGTCTCCTTTTGGGGAATGACAAACACCTCATCTGGGATGAGGTAGAGCCCGTCCTCAGTGGTCTGGCACTGGGAGAAGCTGAGGTTCATGACTCGACCAGTATCAATGTTGCGGAGGTTGTCCCAGCCTCCGCCCGGCAGCACCTCCAGTGCCGTGATGGAGAAGTTGGTGGAGGCACGACATTGCCTGAGCCAGTTGGTGGGGCGGCTAATAGGGACCGAGGTGCagacatgaaggagagagagagccaggaGGGCCAGTGCTGCCTTCATGATGACTGTGGCAGAGAGGGCTGAGACCAACCACTATAAGGATCAAACCAAGttcctcctcctttttgttcctccttctcctccgcAGTTTATCGGGTGACAAACGGGAACATCATGTTTAAAAACTGGTGGGGAAAGATAAGATTTTACTTTCGTTTGcaattctgctttttttttaaccgcAAAATATTTACTTCAGGCTacttaacagaaaaaaagaactcaGCTGGCAAAAATTAGATTTAACCTGAACACTCTTCCTAAATAATGACTTGAATGAATTTTCTATCAGAGGAGAATAACTTGACAGTATAACAAAA
This sequence is a window from Anoplopoma fimbria isolate UVic2021 breed Golden Eagle Sablefish chromosome 13, Afim_UVic_2022, whole genome shotgun sequence. Protein-coding genes within it:
- the mpeg1.1 gene encoding macrophage expressed 1, tandem duplicate 1 gives rise to the protein MKAALALLALSLLHVCTSVPISRPTNWLRQCRASTNFSITALEVLPGGGWDNLRNIDTGRVMNLSFSQCQTTEDGLYLIPDEVFVIPQKETGVEMNSEIISSWQEQKSSTSYSINADISFLSMLNGRFSTENQRMKTHQVKDSSTTARVQVRNFIYTVKAYPDFTLDTRFAQQVKEIADAIENNQTRNVNYLSEKMVLDYGTHVITSVDAGAALVQEDYLRSTYVSDSVSDSSSLKAQAGLNFFDKLKFDISSQSGQQSASLQTYQSNIQYSIIKSHGGGTPFYPGITLQKWQESTRNNLVAIDRSGFPLHYFININTLPDLPQPTVGKVAVAVSQAVDRYYNVNTRPGCVDVSSKNFNFQANIDDASCEGPATNLSFGGVYQACIQVSSDAGPLCDALAQKNLDTGDFSCRSPYSATLLRSEVRQQGYTSYDCHDQRYRCGFFGLSHCNRKVCQDNYHVRSARIDTYWCSVSGKAPDNSGYLFGGIYSPSLLNPLTNAKSCPSNFIPVKFLSDGQVICVSRDYEIGSKYSVPFGGLFSCQSNNPLAGNQRRCPHKFSQHLATVSDGCEILYCVQSGLFTGGQLLPVRLPPFTKPPLVSMHATNTVMVMTEGDMNWIRVGQTKAWKLAKPEEIKEMVQKLYPELSQMSSGEKAGVAFGVMGMMALVVIVAVVLVKRRRRLSRFTTARGYEEIRGEVDSEEGGRQEDEA